The Xenopus laevis strain J_2021 chromosome 5L, Xenopus_laevis_v10.1, whole genome shotgun sequence genome has a segment encoding these proteins:
- the senp5.L gene encoding SUMO specific peptidase 5 L homeolog, with translation MKAHRKPFHCKRARAFASSQSWETRVGGFNLHYHFTNQHNVFPLHRKITGPAQRRLAFAVRTKTKPISLKNIHRFLGVPCKGRQFLKFSLGRKIVRRNSLAPQQIALQGDTQKAAPNKLNKDIGNKIKLQLKEETSQTLRNDERKKNIVIFNSRRRKPSSSVQQKCFGAPSLMGRCNLLSKGRLLLFMMHKKLSLFTIYGRLQFQALRRRNRNFKAVEPNRQRYRRDFWSRCRRSFRDKFHKTVSYIKSKLLRPAQDISRPSDMNNNTLGILCTTNSCLRDDTVNLHNIDGQIVNVVSCKPVLKISQHQLHGPAATWGSGSTVSRKISDIPAAAGYPDDVCILGTEKEVSVSCQEDTDTQSREGDELMHMAPDRLQLSINDHTGCQATAPGEMQENCPDSSHMDVEESSKMGVFNTKLLDHPYCKSPPQDTQDCPSEEALHMLARDWVKNGQNIISSVSDEQLASFICGLLDDIIKKYGSLIPLSEKDILTCLKESFKEDFSTRISFISKEITKYRAKHSKAPTCNFRVFYNKHMLDMDDLATLDGQNWLNDQVINMYGELIMDAVPDKVHFLNSFFHRQLVTKGYNGVKRWTKKVDFFEKSLLLIPIHLEVHWSLITVNIPQKIISFYDSQGIHFKFCVENIRKYLLTEAREKNHPEFLQDWQTAITKCIPQQKNDSDCGVFVLQYCKCLALDQPFQFSQEDMPRVRKRIYKELCERRLMD, from the exons ATGAAAGCACATAGAAAACCCTTCCATTGTAAAAGAGCCCGAGCCTTTGCCTCGTCCCAGTCATGGGAGACACGAGTTGGAGGATTTAACTTGCATTACCATTTCACAAACCAACACAATGTTTTCCCACTCCACAGGAAAATCACAGGCCCTGCCCAAAGAAGACTTGCATTTGCTGtcagaacaaaaacaaaacccaTTTCCTTGAAAAACATTCATAGATTTCTTGGGGTTCCTTGTAAAGGAAGACAATTCCTTAAGTTCTCATTGGGGCGAAAGATTGTGAGAAGAAACAGTTTGGCTCCTCAGCAGATTGCCTTGCAGGGAGACACACAGAAGGCAGCACCAAATAAATTAAACAAGGACATTGGCAATAAGATAAAATTGCAGTTAAAAGAAGAAACCTCTCAGACTCTCCGTAacgatgaaagaaagaaaaacattgtgaTCTTCAACAGCCGCCGACGAAAACCTTCCTCTTCCGTACAGCAAAAATGCTTTGGCGCTCCAAGCCtaatgggaaggtgcaatttGTTATCTAAGGGAAGGCTCCTTTTATTTATGATGCATAAAAAGCTTTCCCTGTTCACAATTTACGGTAGATTGCAATTCCAAGCGCTCCGAAGGAGGAACAGGAACTTTAAAGCTGTAGAACCGAACAGGCAGCGATATCGGCGAGATTTTTGGAGCCGCTGCAGGAGATCGTTTCGAGACAAGTTTCACAAAACTGTTTCTTATATAAAGTCAAAGCTTCTGAGACCTGCGCAGGATATAAGCAGGCCATCCGATATGAACAATAATACATTGGGGATTTTATGTACAACGAACAGCTGCCTAAGAGATGACACTGTTAACCTGCACAATATCGACGGTCAGATTGTAAATGTGGTTTCCTGCAAACCGGTGTTAAAAATCAGCCAGCATCAGCTGCATGGCCCAGCTGCTACGTGGGGAAGTGGGAGCACAGTATCTAGAAAAATAAGTGACATTCCTGCAGCAGCTGGTTATCCAGATGATGTATGTATTTTGGGGACAGAAAAAGAAGTCTCTGTGTCATGTCAGgaggacacagacacacagtcAAGGGAGGGTGATGAACTAATGCATATGGCTCCCGATAGGTTGCAGTTGTCCATTAACGATCATACTGGATGCCAGGCAACCGCTCCTGGGGAGATGCAGGAAAACTGTCCTGATTCTTCACACATGGATGTTGAAGAATCCTCAAAAATGGGTGTGTTTAATACAAAGCTGTTGGATCACCCTTACTGTAAGAGTCCACCGCAAGACACACAAGACTGCCCATCTGAAGAGGCTTTACATATGCTAGCAAGAGACTGGGTGAAGAATGGCCAGAACATAATCAGCAGTGTTTCAGATGAGCAGCTAGCATCATTTATTTGTG GCCTTCTGGATGATATCATAAAAAAATATGGAAGCCTGATTCCATTATCAGAAAAAGATATATTGACTTGTTTAAAGGAGTCTTTTAAAGAAGATTTTTCCACCAG GATATCCTTTATTAGTAAGGAGATAACAAAGTACAGAGCCAAGCATTCCAAAGCTCCTACATGCAATTTTCGTGTTTTCTATAATAAACACATGCTTGATATGGATGATCTTGCTACTCTAGATGGACAAAATTGGCTTAACGATCAA GTTATAAACATGTATGGTGAGCTCATAATGGATGCAGTACCTGACAAG gtACATTTTTTGAACAGCTTTTTCCACAGACAGTTGGTTACCAAAGGTTACAATGGGGTAAAAAGATGGACTAAGAag GTGGATTTTTTCGAGAAGTCTCTGCTGTTAATTCCCATACATTTAGAAGTGCATTGGTCTCTCATTACTGTGAATATCCCACAAAAAATTATTTCGTTTTATGACTCTCAAGGCATCCATTTTAAGTTCTGTGTAGAG AATATACGAAAATATCTACTAACGGAAGCCAGGGAGAAAAACCACCCAGAGTTTCTTCAGGACTGGCAAACTGCTATAACAAAG TGCATTCCACAACAGAAGAATGACAGTGACTGCGGTGTGTTTGTGCTTCAG TACTGCAAGTGCCTCGCTTTAGATCAGCCTTTTCAATTTTCCCAAGAGGACATGCCTAGAGTGCGGAAAAGGATTTATAAAGAACTTTGCGAACGCCGACTCATGGATTAA